One window of the Dreissena polymorpha isolate Duluth1 chromosome 5, UMN_Dpol_1.0, whole genome shotgun sequence genome contains the following:
- the LOC127881980 gene encoding lysophospholipid acyltransferase 5-like: MEVDATSFLKQLADTLGSGESALRLVLSLLAGYPLAYVYRHFVYRNPPVVQHVFFILTGLAICYFNFGFDTIHSITNVVLIWLLLQICGGTKWSVAVGFVLNTGYLLMGYYVQGTDDYDISWATPHCVITLRLTGTIFDIYDGKKKVEHMSEEQKSSALYHCPSLLEMMGHVFYFGSFLTGPTFSMRRYLSFVTGEYGLGLGPPRNHYEAFSRLGAGVAYIAVFHILSFLVFTDQYMLSPQFNDLRFFSKCAYILIWGKLHLCKYVGVWLLGEGSCILTGLTYNGKDVNGNMLWDGCSNTKLYVLESASTFKEVIVGFNVCTNTWMARYIFKRLKFLGSVQASQSVTLLYLAVWHGLHSGYYMNFFLEFIMVNGETQLSSVLRLLPATSKILSLPVLSPLVWLVKKICMQFFLSYALVSFVHLKWHRYSQVYSSISYVGHVVFLVLPLFCVMVKSSLKTPGKSSINGVPTQKSKEESKKIK, translated from the exons ATGGAAGTGGACGCGACATCCTTTTTAAAACAACTCGCTGACACTCTTGGCTCTGGAGAATCAGCTTTACGACTTGTGTTGTCTTTATTGGCAG GGTATCCACTGGCCTATGTATACAGACATTTTGTGTACAGAAACCCCCCTGTGGTGCAGCATGTCTTCTTCATCCTCACGGGACTGGCCATTTGCTACTTTAACTTCG GTTTTGACACAATCCATTCCATCACAAACGTTGTCCTGATATGGTTACTGCTGCAGATCTGTGGAGGAACTAAGTGGAGTGTAGCCGTGGGATTTGTGCTCAATACG GGATATCTTTTGATGGGCTACTATGTTCAGGGCACGGACGATTACGATATTTCCTGGGCTACACCGCACTGTGTCATAACACTACGTCTCACTGGCACCATATTTGATATTTATGATGGGAAGAAAAAAGTG GAGCATATGTCAGAGGAGCAGAAGTCCAGTGCCCTTTATCACTGCCCCTCTCTCCTGGAGATGATGGGACATGTTTTCTACTTCGGATCATTCCTTACTGGACCCACG TTCAGCATGCGCCGCTACCTCTCCTTTGTGACCGGAGAGTATGGCCTGGGGCTAGGACCTCCTAGAAA TCATTACGAGGCATTCAGCAGACTCGGGGCGGGGGTTGCCTACATTGCTGTGTTTCATATACTGTCTTTCCTGGTCTTCACAGATCAATACATGCTTTCTCCGCAGTTCAAC GATCTCAGGTTCTTCTCCAAGTGTGCCTACATCTTGATATGGGGGAAGCTACACTTGTGTAAATATGTTGGCGTTTGGTTACTTGGG GAGGGTAGTTGTATATTGACGGGTCTCACATACAATGGTAAAGACGTGAATGGTAACATGCTGTGGGACGGGTGCTCCAACACAAAACTGTATGTCCTCGAATCAGCATCCACATTCAAAGAGGTGATTGTGGGTTTCAACGTGTGCACAAATACGTGGATGGCTCG GTACATTTTCAAAAGATTAAAGTTCCTGGGCAGTGTACAGGCATCACAGTCAGTAACACTTCTGTACCTGGCCGTATGGCACGGTCTTCACTCGGGATACTATATGAACTTTTTCCTGGAGTTCATTATGGTGAATGGAGAGACACAG TTATCGAGTGTTTTGAGATTATTGCCGGCCACCTCTAAAATTCTTTCACTGCCGGTGTTGTCTCCCCTGGTCTGGCTGGTGAAGAAGATATGCATGCAGTTCTTTCTCAGCTATGCACTTGTCAGCTTTGTGCATCTTAAATGGCATCGGTATAGCCAG GTCTACTCATCCATCTCATACGTCGGCCATGTTGTGTTCTTGGTGCTGCCGCTGTTCTGCGTGATGGTGAAATCCTCGCTCAAGACCCCTGGGAAATCCAGCATCAACGGTGTACCTACACA aAAATCTAAAGAAGAGAGTAAGAAGATTAAGTAG